Part of the Verrucomicrobiales bacterium genome, CGCTCTGGAACCAGATCTCGCCGGAGCTCAACGACATGCTCGCCAGCCTGAGCCAGGCGGATCGCGATGCGATCACGCTGCGATTCTTCGAGCAAAAGACCCATCAAGAAGTGGCCAACATCCTGCACACCACGGAGGTCGCGGCTCGAAAGCGCCTTTCCCGGGCGCTGGACAAGCTCCGAACGCTGCTGACGAAGCGCGGCATCACCGTCTCATCCGCAACGCTGGCTACCCTGCTCCTCTCCCACTCGGTGGAAGCCGCACCCGCGAGCTTGGCCACCTCCGTGGCGGCTGCGGCCGCGAGCGGCACAGCCAGCATAGGCTTACCTCCCCTCGTCACCTCCACCCTCCAAGCCATGGCCCTGGCCAAGCTCAAGATGTCCCTGAGTCTGGGCGCGCTGCTTCTCCTCACCCTAGGGGCCTCGGTGGCGATTTTGGCTCCAAAAAACCCCGGCTCAGCGGTCAGCGGCGTTCTATCGGACGGCTCCATCCTTCGAATCATGGACGTGGAGTTCGCGGATCACGTCACGTTCCGGTACGCCCGCCCACTTCGATTCCGCGATCGCCTCCTACTGCATTTGCTTCCGAAATCCTGGAGCAGCCAGTTGGTTTCCTCGAGGGAGTCTGGATCGATCAGCATGAGCACGAAAAACGGCAAGGATGCGCTGTTCCTCGCGGCGGCGCGCGAAAACATCCCCGAAGACTCCAAAATCCACCTGGGCCGCCTGGTGGTGACGAGCGACGACGGCTCCACGTTCGATGGGATGTTCAATTCGGGAACCATGGGCTTCGACCGCGCGCAGATGACGGCGTGGCACCTCGACGCGTTTCCCAGGCGAGGAGGCCGTCTTCGGCTGGGCTTCCTTTACGAGAATGCTCAAGGAGCCTGGCAGTTGGCCACCGAGCTCAGCATCACGAATCCGGTGACAGGCCCTTTTGCTGAATGGGTGCCCGAATCCCTACCGATCCTGCGCACCAACGCCGATCTGAGCCTGCGGCTGACCAGCTTTGCAACAAACGCCCAAGGCGTTCTCAATCCCGCCACGTCGACGCCGAAATGGAGCGCGTTCCCCACCACCCAATGGGTCCTCGACGCTCAGCGACTCTCCGGGTCAGGCATGCCGTGGGCCATACGCAGCGTGGAGATTTCCGACGCCACGGGGAACGAGTGGTCTCCCATGGAACTGGCGACTTGGAGTGAACCGAACGGCCCGGCGGGTGCCCGTTTGCATGCCGCGATGATCGGAGCTCTTTGGAGTTCGGAACCTGCCTGGCAGCTGCGCTTCGAGCTCTCGCGAACCAACGATTACGCCCCTGCCGAACTCATCGTTTGGAAAGGTTTTCAAATACCCCGTCCAGAACAGGTGATAAAACTGAGCGATACTCGCGGCCTCGGAGACAATGCATTGAGCCTCAAGACGCTTTCGGGTTTGAACGCGGAGCTCCCCGAGCCGTTTCGCTGGCTGGTCGACAAATCGAAGATGAATCTCGCGGTGGACCTGCGTGAAACCGCCGATGACCATCGGCTAACGCTGGTGCGCATTTCCGATGACCAGGACCGCACGATCCACTTCCACGACCCGCGTCCTCCTTATCCCCAGCGCCAGTTCGTCTTCTCCTTCTCTCCGGAGACTGGCGCCAGGACGCTCAACTTCCAATTCGCCTGGCACCGAAGCCGCTTCGTGGAGTTTCGGGCCAAACCCGCGAACCGCTAGGCTGATCTGGAAGGGACGGCTCGCAGCGCACTGGCACGAACGTAATCTCCACCGCTGGCCTGCCACGAGGCCAGCTCAGCCGCGCGCAGCTCTCGAAGATACCGGCGGCGCGAAGCGTCCAAAGCAGGCAGCGAAGTAGGAAGGACAATCCGGATCCGTGGACGACGGCACGCCGCCAGAACCGAGAATGCATTGGACACAACACCAGGAATCACGGTCGGTGCGGGAATCGTCCCAGCAGCAGTCAACGTTTTCATATTCAAAGTCACTTAGGAACGGCAGTGAGCGCACTTGACGTCTTCGGCCTTCTTGCGAAAATGTCCACACTGATGGCATCCGCAGCGATCCGTAACGCTCTCACAACTTCCGTCGCCGGCACTCCGAGGACCCTTGCTTGGGTTCACCGGGTGGCGATCGGGTTCGCCGTCACACGCCCAGCTATAGCCGCGCTGACCGCGCGCCACAATACACCCAAAGGAGTAGTGTCGACGTGAGCCTTCCGGATCAGAGTGAACAGATGTTCCGGCTCCTGTTTGAACGCAGCGGCGACGCGATCTTCCTGTACGATCCGCGGCAGAAGGTGTTCACCGATTGCAACCAGGCTGCGGTCGAGCTGATGCGCAGCCCGGACAAGCAACGGCTTTTGATGACCCACCCGGCCGAACTGTCCGCGCCCACCCAACCGGATGGGAAGGATGCCTGGGGGAAAGCCGCCGCGATGCATCACGAGGTCCTGCGGCGAGGCAACCATTCGTTTGAATGGATGGCACGCCGCATGGACGGAAGCCCCATTCTGCTCGACGTCATGCTGACGGCGATCCAAACCGGCGAAAAGCCCTTGGTGGCCACCGTCTGCCGGGACATCTCGGACCGGCTGCGCAATCTGGAGATTCTTCGCCAGCGGGTGCTGTACCGGATCTCCGAGTCTGCTCACCTGGCCAAGGAACCCGAGGATCTCTACCCCCGAATCCATGAGGCCGTGGCGGAACTTATGCCGGCGCGCAACTTCTACCTTTTGCTCCCGGAGCCCGGCAGCCAAAAGCACGCCTTCGCCTACCACGTCGACGAGATGGATGCGCGTCCTGCGCCGTATGTGGTGGACCGTGGCATGAACGGTTATGTGCTGCGCACCGGCCTGCCACTTCTGGCGCGGCGCAGCGAGATGGAAAAGAAGCGGCCACCGGGTGTCACCGAGGATCAATCAACGTGGTATCTGGCCTTCGGCCACGTGGCGGCTGTGTGGCTGGGAATCCCTCTCACCATCGGGAACAAGACGATCGGAGTCATGGCCATTCAGGATTACCAGGATGAGCACGCCTATGGTGAGGAAGAGAAGCGCCTCCTGACGTTCGTGGCCGAACAGATCACCCAGGCGATCGAGCGCAAGAGAACGCAACAGGCCCTGCGGGACTCGGAGCTGAAACATCGGACGCTTTTCGAACTTTCCAGCCAAGGGGTCATGCTCCAGGACGACAAGGCGTTCTTCGATGTGAACCCCGCTGCCGTCCGCATGCTGGGGTACACCAGCGAGAAGGAGCTCATCGGACACCATCCGGCGGAGTTCGCTCCCCCGCTGCAGCCGGATGGCCAAACTTCCTCGGCCGCGGCCGAGCGGCACATCGGGGATTGCCTCCGACAGGGAAGCACCCGCTTCGAGTGGCTTACCATCGGGGCGAACGGGCGCCGCATCATGCTGGACGTGCTCCTCACCGCCATGGATCTCGGTGGTCGGAAGATGATCCAGGCGATGGTGAACGACATCACCGAGCGCAAGCGTCGGGAGCAGATTGAACGCACCATCTACCGGATCTCAGAGGCCGTGAACACGGTGGACGATCTGGAGAGCCTGTACGTGGAGATCCATGCTGCGGTCGCCCGGATGATTGGAGCGCGCAACTTCTACATCGCCTTGCACGAGCCGGAAACGGGTCTGCACCACTTCGTTTACCATCGCGATGAGAAAGACCCCCCTCCCCCGCCTCGCCATCTTGGCCGGGGCCTGACCGGGTATGTCTTTCGGACCGGAAAACCTCTGCTGGTCACACGCGAGCAAATGTTGAACCCGCCCAAGCCCAGCGAGTGGCAGGTGGAACACGGAAGTGTGTCGGCTGTCTGGCTCGGGGTCCCGTTGGTAATCCGGGGCCAAACCATCGGAGTCATGGTGGTTCAGGACTTTCACAATCCCGACGCCTACGGAGAGGAGCAACAGCGGCTGCTGACCTTCGTTGCCGAACAAACCGCCCTGGCGATCGAGCGAAAACGTTCAGAAAGCCGCCTGCGGGAAAGCGCGGCGCGGTTGAGCGAGAGTCAGGCGCGCTTCAGCACGGCCTTCCGAACCAGCCCTGCCCTGATGGCCATTCTCGACCTGACCAACGGCCAGTTTGTGGAAGCCAACGATGCCTTTGTCCACTGGTTAGGGGTGAGCCATCCAATGATTGTCGGGCGCACCTCACTGGATCTCGGGCTCTGGCCCAATCCGGCGGAGCGGGAGCAGGTCTGGTCGGAACTAAGGTCCAAGCGATCTCTCCGCGACCGGGAAATACAGCTCTGCAATCGACACGGTTCCTGCTGCACGATGCTCCTCTCCATGGACATCATCCAGGTCCAGGAAAAGGAGCATATCCTGGTGGTGCTACTCGACATTACCCAACGGAAGCAGGCCGAGGAAGAACTGCGCCGGATGCTCGCCCGCGAGCAGGAGCTAGGACTGCTGAGAAGCAATTTCGTGTCGATGGTGTCCCACGAATTCCGAACGCCCCTGGGGGTCATTCAGTCTTCAGCCGAAATCCTGTCTGACTATTTCCCCCGCCTCTCGCCGGAACAGCGGCAGGAGCATCTCTGTTCGATTGTCAAAAGCACCGGCCGGATGGCCGGAATGATGGAGGAGGTTTTGCTGATCGGCCAACTCGACTCCGGGCGCTTGGAGTTCAAACCCGGAGCCTTGGACCTAGGCGCTTTTGTGAGGCACCTGGTGGATGAACTGCACTCCGCCACTCACCGTCGCTGCCCCATCGAGCCTACTCTGCATCAGATCCCGCCGAGCGTCGAGGCGGACGAGAGCCTGCTGCGACACATCCTCACCAATCTGATCACCAATGCCGTCAAATACTCACGCGGCGGAGAGCCGGTGCTGCTGGAACTGCGATGCGATGCCGACGAACTCACGATCCGGGTCAAGGATCACGGCATAGGTATTCCTGAACCCGACCTGGAATGGATCTTCCAAGCCTTCCACCGAGGGCAGAACGTTGGGGACCGACCGGGAACAGGATTGGGACTGGTCATCGTCAAACGTGCCGTAGATCTGCATCGGGGGACGATTCACATTCAGAGCGCCGTCGGAGAAGGAACCAATGTCACGGTGACCCTTCCGATTTCAACGTCTGCAATCAGCCAAACTGACTAACCACCATCGACCATGCAAAAGATTCTTGTCATCGAGGATGAACCAGAGATGCGCCGGAACCTGGCCATGATCCTGCGTCTGGAACAATTTCAACCGCTCGAGGCCGCCGACGGAGCAGCGGGCCTGGAACTGGCCCGACGTGAGAAGCCGGATCTGGTATTGTGCGATGTCATGATGCCGGTGCTGGATGGTTACGGTGTGATCTCCGGCCTCCGGGCGGATCCGAACACTTCGAAAATTCCCTTTATCTTCCTGACCGCCAAAGGGGAAAA contains:
- a CDS encoding sigma-70 family RNA polymerase sigma factor, with the translated sequence MSEIEDDQTLLRRYADTGCEQAFAELVARHVHHVYSVARRETPDAHLAEELTQTAFILLARKAKHLPAETILSGWLFQTVRFAAKNARRSANRRLLHEQEIAHMSSLPSESHDAALWNQISPELNDMLASLSQADRDAITLRFFEQKTHQEVANILHTTEVAARKRLSRALDKLRTLLTKRGITVSSATLATLLLSHSVEAAPASLATSVAAAAASGTASIGLPPLVTSTLQAMALAKLKMSLSLGALLLLTLGASVAILAPKNPGSAVSGVLSDGSILRIMDVEFADHVTFRYARPLRFRDRLLLHLLPKSWSSQLVSSRESGSISMSTKNGKDALFLAAARENIPEDSKIHLGRLVVTSDDGSTFDGMFNSGTMGFDRAQMTAWHLDAFPRRGGRLRLGFLYENAQGAWQLATELSITNPVTGPFAEWVPESLPILRTNADLSLRLTSFATNAQGVLNPATSTPKWSAFPTTQWVLDAQRLSGSGMPWAIRSVEISDATGNEWSPMELATWSEPNGPAGARLHAAMIGALWSSEPAWQLRFELSRTNDYAPAELIVWKGFQIPRPEQVIKLSDTRGLGDNALSLKTLSGLNAELPEPFRWLVDKSKMNLAVDLRETADDHRLTLVRISDDQDRTIHFHDPRPPYPQRQFVFSFSPETGARTLNFQFAWHRSRFVEFRAKPANR
- a CDS encoding PAS domain S-box protein; amino-acid sequence: MSLPDQSEQMFRLLFERSGDAIFLYDPRQKVFTDCNQAAVELMRSPDKQRLLMTHPAELSAPTQPDGKDAWGKAAAMHHEVLRRGNHSFEWMARRMDGSPILLDVMLTAIQTGEKPLVATVCRDISDRLRNLEILRQRVLYRISESAHLAKEPEDLYPRIHEAVAELMPARNFYLLLPEPGSQKHAFAYHVDEMDARPAPYVVDRGMNGYVLRTGLPLLARRSEMEKKRPPGVTEDQSTWYLAFGHVAAVWLGIPLTIGNKTIGVMAIQDYQDEHAYGEEEKRLLTFVAEQITQAIERKRTQQALRDSELKHRTLFELSSQGVMLQDDKAFFDVNPAAVRMLGYTSEKELIGHHPAEFAPPLQPDGQTSSAAAERHIGDCLRQGSTRFEWLTIGANGRRIMLDVLLTAMDLGGRKMIQAMVNDITERKRREQIERTIYRISEAVNTVDDLESLYVEIHAAVARMIGARNFYIALHEPETGLHHFVYHRDEKDPPPPPRHLGRGLTGYVFRTGKPLLVTREQMLNPPKPSEWQVEHGSVSAVWLGVPLVIRGQTIGVMVVQDFHNPDAYGEEQQRLLTFVAEQTALAIERKRSESRLRESAARLSESQARFSTAFRTSPALMAILDLTNGQFVEANDAFVHWLGVSHPMIVGRTSLDLGLWPNPAEREQVWSELRSKRSLRDREIQLCNRHGSCCTMLLSMDIIQVQEKEHILVVLLDITQRKQAEEELRRMLAREQELGLLRSNFVSMVSHEFRTPLGVIQSSAEILSDYFPRLSPEQRQEHLCSIVKSTGRMAGMMEEVLLIGQLDSGRLEFKPGALDLGAFVRHLVDELHSATHRRCPIEPTLHQIPPSVEADESLLRHILTNLITNAVKYSRGGEPVLLELRCDADELTIRVKDHGIGIPEPDLEWIFQAFHRGQNVGDRPGTGLGLVIVKRAVDLHRGTIHIQSAVGEGTNVTVTLPISTSAISQTD